In Paracoccus liaowanqingii, the genomic stretch GACGACCGGGTCTTTGCGCTGGACGACCGCTGCCCCCACAAGGGCGGACCCCTGTCCGAGGGCATCGTGCATGGCACATCCGTCACTTGCCCCCTGCACAACTGGGTCTTCGACATGGCCACCGGGCAGGCGCAGGGCGCCGACAGCGGGGCGGTCGCCACCCATGCCGTGCGGGTGGAGGGCGGGCGGATCTTGCTGAACCACACCGTCCTGGCACAGCGCAACACAGCATGAGGAGCATATCATGACCTACGTCATCCCTTCAGAATTTGCCAAGAAGATGATCGACGCTGGAGAAGCCAAAGTCTTCATGTCGACCAAGGACACCCTGATCCGCTCCTATATGGCGGGAGCGATCCTGGCGCTGGCCGCAGCCTTCGCCGTCACGGTCACCGTCAACACCGGCAACCCCCTGCTCGGCGCTCTGTTGTTTCCGGCGGGTTTCTGCATGTTGTATCTGCTCGGGTTCGACCTGCTCACAGGCGTATTTACTCTGGTGCCGCTTGCCTTGATCGACAAGCGCC encodes the following:
- the nirD gene encoding nitrite reductase small subunit NirD; the encoded protein is MSQLIDIAALEDIPPQGARVVRTPQGCVAVFRTADDRVFALDDRCPHKGGPLSEGIVHGTSVTCPLHNWVFDMATGQAQGADSGAVATHAVRVEGGRILLNHTVLAQRNTA